The window AGAGCCTCCAGCTCCAGTTCCTCACCTTTGGCTGCTCCCTACCTGGGTCGTGGCCCCGCCAAGTCTCCCCGTCCCAGCACACACGCTGTGCAGCGGGCCATGTGGTGCTGGTAATGGGATGCCATCTGTGCATGGGTGGTGGGATGCCCCCATGGTGTCTGCCTTCAGTGCCGAGGAGGGAGTGAGCTGCTTAACGTAacagagcaggaggcagagggTTGGTCAAGCAAGGGTGCCAGCATCTTGCTGTGACACACAATGCAATGTGCTGCGTGTGAGCTGCTGTAGGatgggaatggcctcaagttgtgccagtggagggtcaggttggattttctgagaaatttcttctcagaaagagcagtgaggcagtggcataggttgcccagggaggtggtggaatcactgtctCTGGTAGTGTTCAAGAACTAtgaggatgtggcactgagggacatgggtaGTGGGCATGGAGTCTGTGGCTGACTGCCACCTAGGTAAGATGCAGGACCTTGGTGACGTGCTCTGCTCCCCACTTCTCCCCGCCTTTTTCTCTAAGCGGAGGAAACCGCTGTCTGACAGCTTCCTCACAGCTGCTTTCAAAATTGCAGGGTGGCTGTTACCATTCCCCTGAGGGCTTTCCACTGCCTTCCTAGGGAAGGGCCCTAGCAGATCTTGTTTGCATGGGGCTGGTAGAGCATCAGGTGGctgccttcctccttttcctcctcacaGGTGAGTGCCCTGCACTACGATAGGGACTTTTGGTGCAGACAAGTGGGAAGTAAAGCTGTCAGGAGCCCTGTTTCATGCGCAAGCTGCCTCCCCTGGGCTGCTTTACCTTTCTAAACTGGGGGGATAGGATGCTCCTGGGTGGGTGGCCCAGGAGAGCACCTCACTCGGGCTACAGGGTGAGAGCAGTCCCAGTGCTGTTGAGTTCCAGGGCCGTGGGAGCTGCAAGGGAGGGGAGGGTGTGCAGATGACCATCTCCTCCTCGTCTCTCCTCTAAGCCCTCTGCAGGCTCCTGGTGCCTCTGGAGGTGTTTCCTGCCTCTGGAGGTGCTCTTGCTGGCTCCTTCTCCTGTACTCtcactgtttctttctgtgaggcacttctccagcagcagttaGCTCTGgcttctgcttctttccctCCAGCCTGCACTGGACCTGAGAATTTTGTCCTCTTCAGCACACCACAGGCTTCCTCCAGTGGTCTCAGGCTGGTTGCTGCTCCCTCTGAGTGCCATCTGGGAGATGCTTTCCAAGCAGAAACTTGATAGCCATATGGGCATGATGCTCTGGCCTCTGTTGTCTGACCCTACATGCTGGAAGACAAGTTTTCAAGTTTGTTGGCATTGGTGTTGTTCTTAACAATTGCAAGGGATGCTGAAGTTCCTTGCAATTGTTGcaccagggaggttcaggttgggtatcaggaaaaacttcttcgAAGGTGTGGTGGAGCATtgaatcaggctgcccagggaggtgatgaagttaccatccctgcaggtgttcaaaaaacatgtggatgtggcactgagggatgtggttagtagGCAATacttggtggtaggtggacggttggactaaGTGATCTTAAagtcctttccagccttaatgatttgATGCTTCTAAGTCTCAGGGTCATTGTGCTTTATAGAATGAGACCACACCCTATCTCATTGCAGTATTACGTTGCAGTCCCTGGCATGTCCAGGCCTATTGCCACTTTGAATTGCAGTTAATTTTCAATCACAGTTCTCCTGCAAACTTCATGCATGATGACTGTCTGCTGGCAGGTATGGGCGCTGGCCAACGAGTGGTGACTATCCAAAAGGGACCACTCTACCGAGTACTTGGCTCCCACGTGACACTGTGGTGCAAGGTGAGCGGCTACCAGGGCCCAGCAGAGCAGACCTTCCAGTGGTCCATCTACCTGCCCTCCGCCTCGGAGCGGGAGGTGCAGATCATCAGCACCGCCGACCCCTCCTTCCCCTACGCCATCTACACCCAGCGGGTGCGCGCCCAGGAGATCTACGTGGAGCGGGTGCAGGGGGACGCGGTGCTGCTGCacatcacagagctgcaggaccGAGATGCTGGAGAGTACGAGTGCCACACGCCCAACACTGATGGGAGGTACTTTGGGAGCTACAGCGCCAAGACAAACCTGACAGGTGGGTCTCAAAGGACGGCTTGCTCTGTGGGGGGTGGctgattttccattttcttactGGTAGTGTCAAGGTGATGGCAGAGCTACCAGAGAGGATGTGCTGTTCTGTACACAGTGGCACAAGGGTGTGTACAGGTCTCAAGCCTGTACAGATGTAGGCAGGTTTCCCACTATTTCACAACCCAGCACTCATGAGAGAAGGAGTTCTTAGGCTCTGAGTATTACCCGTTGGTGTCTTCTCAGGTCAGGGCATGGGACTTGAACCCATGGGGTACTGATGAGGACAGGGAGACAGCAGGCTGGTGAAGTAAAGAAAAGTATCCAACTGTAAACCCACCAAGTCTGCGTGGCCCATCCACTTGGTATTCAACCCTGTATCCTCCTTTAACCTGGTATCTTGGCCATTTGGGCTCGTGAAAGGTTGGATATTATCCTCCTTGGGGTTGCTCAGTGCTGCCTACACTTTCACTGAGGAGTGTACTGCTGAGAAATACACCATGATTTCTTTTCTACTGAGGTTTTAAGCACTTCACACATCGGTATGGGCTGGCTGGGGCCTCTCCTATCACCTACAGCACCTACTTCCACTACACTGTCAAATCCGTGAGCCTGGCTGTGGTTCTTGTGGTGACCAGCAGATTGCCCACTGAGGCCAAGAAACACTTTTCCTCCTGAcaagctgctctctgtgcttctCCCCTTGTGCTCAGTGATTGCGGATACCCTCTCAGTTTCCATGGGGCCCCAGGACCTCATCCACACTGAGGGGGATGCCATGGAGCTCACCTGCAAGGTGTCCAGGTCCACCGCCCAGCACACACACCTCTCTGTTGGCTGGTACTGCCTCCGGGGAGAGCACCGGGCTGAGATCCTCACCCTCTCCAAGGACTTTGTCGTGATGCCAGGGCCTGCTTATGCACAGAGGTTTCTGGCGGGGAACGTGCGGTTGGACAAGGTTGGGAGCACCTCGTACAAACTCTCCATTGCGGCGGTGGAGCCCTCTGACCAGGGGCAGCTGTACTGTGAGGCAGCTGAGTGGATCGAGGATCCCGATGGGACGTGGAAGGACATCTCCCGCAAACAGTCAGAGAGGACATCGCTGGTGGTCACTCCCCAGGGTAAGGCCCTTGGCTccagctgctttgtgcagcaaAGGACCTACAGTAGGTGGCCTTTGCAGTGGTGTGTCGTGAAAATCTCTCTGCTCATGCAACTATCTCTGATGCCTTGTTTCCTCCTATCTGACCTCCACCATGGCTTGGGACATCCTACTGGCTTTCTTTGGATGTGCCAGCTGGGCATCAAGAAGGACAAAGTGTTGCTGGGGCCTTTGTTAGACATGGAAGTACATGAGGCCCAGGGTAAAATGCCTGCCCCCTGTGTGtctgccctgccccacagcagggtCTTGCTGGGCCCTGTGCTAAGTGGAGACTAGAAGAGGCCTTGCGTCCCTGGCTGGCTGTGGCGTGACTGTGTATGGCTGTGGGTACTGGTTCCACACTGCCATTTAGAAATAAGGAAACCCTGTGGAAGGCAGTATTCTTtgcacagagggtggtgaggaacaggctgcccagagaagctgtggatgccccatccctggatgtgctcAAGGCCGAGTTTTATGGgcctggggcagccctgcccatggcagtgggttgtggctgggtgggctttagggtctcttccaactcaagcctTTCTGTGACTCATTTGCTCTGTGATGGCTGCTAAGGGTGGAAGAAAGGCAGAAGTGCTAAAAGGGCACTGTGATGGTCACACCAGAGCAGCTGGGGCAGTGGTGAGACATGCATGAGCCCCTCCATCCCCTCTGTGGAACTGCTGGGCCTGCTGTGGAGAGTTTCTATAAACTCTCCAGCAAATATTTGGGAATGCCGAACATATCTGTAGTGGCTGGGATTCCTGTTCATACACTGTTTATGAGCTGGTGTTTAAATTCAGAGGGTAATGTGCTGACTGTAAATTATTCCGGCCTCTCCAGTGGCAGTCTGCTTTACCTCCAATCCAGCTTCTGATGGGATGGGGGAACCACAAAGCTACGGAACTCCTTTGTCCTCTTTCTGGCTTACGGGGGCTGGAGTCCACGTCTCCATGGTGAATGTTTTCCATTCTCGGTGCTTTCCTATGAAAGAAAACGTTTCAGTAGTGAGCCCCTCTAGTTTCCCACTGCACAGCTACCATTGCCCCCTCTTGGCTTTCGTTTGCCCACAGACCAAGATCTCTGTGTGGGTATTGCTGCCACCAAGAGCAACCCTTCTGAAGGGGACACCCTGCGGCTCAATTGCACACTGGAAGCTCAGAGGAGTGACAGCAGGCACTTCCAGGTGGCTTGGCTCCTCAACAGCACGGAGGTGGCCAGGATTGACCCCCGTGGGTTGCTGGTTTGGAAGAAGGAATATGAAAAGAGAGCTAGCCTGGGGCAGCTCCATGCATTCAAGCAAAGCAACACAGTTTACATCCTCACCATCCATGAGGTGGGGTTGGAGGACAGTGGGGCCTACCACTGCTCCGTTTTGGAGGTGAAGGCTCCTGGGAACTTCCAGAGCATCCAAACCAACCTGTCATCAGCTCTCAGAATCAATGTGAAGCCTATAGGTGAGTAAATCCTAATGGTTCTTCTGGGTGAAACCTACAGCGATGCATGACTGAGGAATGCACTGagtctggccttgccttggcaggcacagctcagcttcTGTTGCTGCAAGAGCAGCAATGTGCCACGTTTTTCAGTAGATGATAATGGGAAAAGTATTTGCTCTGGCAAATGTCAGCACcatgggagcagcagctgccaaaatGAAGCATACATCTTTAGCCTGGCTCTTTGCAATCAGTTTAGAACAAGAAGGTAGAGCTGTGGGAGGCGGGGTGCTTGGGAACCCTGGGGGTGGTGGACCAGGGGACAGGGCAAGACAGGAACTGTGGCTAGGGCTGAAAGAGCAGAATGTAGctcaggagaggaggagggggatgGAGGTTTTGTCATGCTGACAAGGTTTGCAGGGTGCAGAATGAATCTGGGAACTGGTGTGAGGTGGGTGGTTAGGTGCCATGGGTGGTGGGGAAGGTGTGGGGTGGTGCAAGGTGGCAGTGGGCAGGGCTTCTGTCCCATCACCATGGGCTCTCTCCCTCTCAAGCAGGTCTCGGACTGCACGCCACACTGATAAGCCGAACAGCCACCGTCAGCTACATGCAGAGCTTTGAGCTTATCTGCCGTATGAGTGCCAGCCGCCCAGTTGAGGAGCTGCTCTTGTCTGTGGGGTGgctcttccagcccaaaccaccCACCGATGGCTACCAAGAGCTGGTGCATGTCCTTCCTGATGGCACTGTATCCTGGGGACGAGCACAGCCCCGCTTCCAGGGCAAAGCCCAGCTGATGAAGGCAGGTGCCTTCTCCCGGCTGCACATCCACAGTGCGGTGGCTGGCCATGCAGGGACATACCAGTGCAAAGTGGGAGTCTGGAGGACGCTTCAAGGGCAGCCCACTGTATCCTTCACCTCCAACGCTGTGGGGATAAATGTTGTCCCACCAGGTGAGTGGTGCTGTGGGGGCTCCTTTTGCAGGCAGTTCCTTCAAACCCCTTGGTCACAACTGGGGCAACTGATGGCtgggtgtcccccagggctgcACAAGGCAGTGCAGCTTATCCTGTTTCTTCCTTTGGATTTTAGGAGTCCTTGAAATTTATGGGTTGCAACCCAGTGAACTGAGATCATGCTTTTCCATGCTTTCTAACTGATGGGTTTGCTATAGCCTAAGCTAATGCATTTCCTTCCATCCTCAGTTTCCATAGTACTCTTTCCCCTATACCCTTGATGCTCTCTCTGTGGGGTCAGATGTTGGGTGCTCTATTTTACACTCTGAGGAGGTCAGAGGGCAGTGATGCAGCTGAGGGGATTGGAGAATGTGGGTGTGGGCATGCAGCAGTGATGTAAATGATATTAAGATAAGCAGGTGTGATCATAGTTTGTATACAGCAGACAGCAAGACATGATGACATTTGGCTCCAGACTTAGTGCAGCCATTGCTGAATACTGTGGAGGTGTAATGAGATGTACAACTTGAGGGCAAAACGGAACAGCCTAAGGGGAGGTTCCAGTTGGATGTTAGGAGACATctcagaagagtggtgaggcagtggcacaggctgcccagggtagTGGTGCAGTCACtatccatggaggtgttcaagaaccatgtggctgtggcactgagggacgtggttaaTGTGCATGGTGGGGTCAGTGGTTGAACTGagtgatcttagtgatcttttccaagtctaatgattcagtgattctactCTGAGAATGGGTGACCCGCGTTGCAGGAGATGGCTGCTGACTCTAGCACTGCTTCTCTATGAAAGGTGGTAGCACGAGCCATGCAGTGTGTTTAGGAGTTTCAGGTTAAAGCTGGAGAGGGAGCTGCTCTAGCAATAACAGGttgaggctgtgctgcagaaagtAGTCCTCCTAATCACGAAACTTACCTGCACATGAAATCTCCTGAATGGAGCCTACTGAGATACTCAAGTTCATAtttgtgtttcagtgttttatctACCATTCTGTGTTGCTGTGTACCTCAGGGGTTTAAATGCTGCTGTGGGCCTGGCCTTGTGGCTCTAGGCAGGAAGGACATGTGCAGAAGGTCACAGTgggagggggaaaggaggaTAGATAGATCTTCCCCCTCCTTTACTTCTTGCCCTCCCCTGTTCCTCCAGAGCAGTGCAGCGTGCTGTGAGATGCATGGCAACACTTGCCAGTCCCCTGGGATGGTCACCTCCCAGACCTGCCAATGATTGTTACTGCAAAATCCACACTGCTTAAGCGTTGGGCGGTAAGCAGATGTTGGAACTTACAGACACGCTGCGCCATGTGTGGCTTCAGGTTAATAACCACTGCAAGCGTTCAAGATGGTGGCTGTTGGCAAAACCACCTGGGTTATTTTGTTCTTCCgtttcagaaagcaagctgCGGGTGGCTACAAGGGAGAACTCCATGGAGGTGGCTGGCGGTGCTGATGCAAGCATCGAGTGCAGAATGGAGCTCCCCCTGAATAACTCTCAGCTGGCTGTCAGCTGGTACTACCTACCTCCTCCTCCAGAGGATGCCAACCCCCTCCTGATTGTGCGGGCCAGTCACAGTGGCCTGTTGGAGTATGGGGCTGAATTCAGCTCCCCCACACAGAAGTCCCGGTTCCTGAGCCAGAGGGTGTCCAGACATGTGTTCCAGCTGCGGATTCTCTCAGCCAGCTCCGGAGACCAGGGCCAGTACTGCTGTGCAGCGGAGGAATGGTGCTGGCTGGAGGGCGGCTGGCACGGCCTTGGAGAGCGGTGGTCGGGGAGAACTAGGCTGCTGCTCAAGCTGCCAGGTGAGCTGCTGATGGGAGGGGGAGGGCTCTGCCTGAGGGGGCCTCTAGCAGGATATAGGAGAAACAACGGTtcctgcagagagaggagatgTTGGGATTCTTTGTGTGGAGCGTGCCTCTCAAAGGGAAATGGAGAATTAGGAGGATTTGCCACATCCTCCCAAACCAGTCGAGCTGGTATTTGTGCCTCCAGCAGCAAATGTCTGATGCCTCGCAACAAAGAGAACTGCAGCCTTTGCTTTCCCACGTGGCACACGGTGTCCTTGGTGGCACACGGTGTCCTTGGTCAGCGGTGCAGTGCTGgtgacaaagcagcagcactttccCAGTGCCTCTGGGTGTCCTGATGCAAGATGCAAAGCTTCTCCTGTCCTGGGGCATGCAGCCACAGAGAGCAAGGCTGAGGGCTCAGTTCGGTTCTCTCCTTGGGTGCTGCACCTGTGGGATATGCAGGGTGGGGGATTCCTCCCCCATTCAGCCCCACCTGATGTCTTGTTTTCAGCCTCAGATGACCTAGATCAGAGGAGTCTGGCTTCCTAAATAGTCTTTGGTGCAAAGGATGCTTATTGGGAAGAGGACAGAGGGTGGAGTACAGAGATggtagaagggaaaaaacaccccaaacagAATGAGTCGCAGAGTCAAGGGAACCCATGGTGTCCTGCAGAGGCACATGCATAAGACCATTCAAGTTCCCAGACTTCCATCAGCTGGCAGGCAGAAGCAGGAGCGCCTCCATTGCAGTGCACAATGCCATGACAGCtctttctgcttcccttccccccagaGAGTGAGCTGCACCTGGAGAAGGCCAACCACAGCATCTTGGCCAGGTATGGGCAGGAGGTGACGCTGGGCTGCCTGCTGAAGAGCACCCTCCCACCTGCTGTCCGCCTCTCAGCCACCTGGTTTCATAGGAAGGAGGATGGCCATGAGAGGCCCCTGCTCACCCTGAACCACGATGGTGCCATTGAGTCCCTGCAGAAGGGGCTggtggggaggctgcagctccGGCGTCCCACGGCTGGTGACCTCAGCCTGACGCTGGCCAGCGTGCAAGAGGACGATGCTGGGACATATCACTGCCAGGTGCAGGAATGGCAGCAGCAAGGCAACAAGGATAAGTGGGAGCTGCAGACCTGGGCGCTCTCAGGGTACACCCAGCTCACCACCACCCCACCAGGTAATGAATGGCACACAGCCACTTGTCTTGCACTGCTCCCTCCAACCTgatctccctcccctgcccttAGCTTGCTGGGGTGCATCATGTATCCCTCCTTATCTTACTGCAGTGCAGCTAGCGATGAtagcagtgctgggaggaaTTGCTAAGGGACCTCAGTGGGGTTGTCCTGGGAAGACAGAGCTGTATTGAGAGacagggcagggaggaggagagcaatGCAAAATGGCGCATGCTGGGAGTAAGATCCCAGTCCTATCCATCTGCCAGGGCTGAAACCCAAGTTCTTTGTTCTGTAAGTGCTGGAGGTGGAGGTCTGATGGGATGCCAAGAGCTCCAGCCGTGAGTGAGATGTAGTCCTGAGCAGGGTACTGCTGACTGTCACTGATGGATTGCAGGCTCTCTACAAGACTGCGTACCCCAAGCCCTGCTCTCAGCCCAACCATTTGGGctagaacacttttttttttttttagggaaaaaaatcttgttgCAGTTTTTTTGGCATCTCAGTCTCTGGTGAGGCCTTAAAAATGATCACTGTGAAATAGGACTGGATTCTGCATATAGgaacttaaataaataaaaggaaaggtTTCAGTCAGgcatacaaaatgtttttaggGAGGTAACTGGCAGGAAAAAAGTACTCTCTTGATGCCTTGTTGGGGAAAAAGGAGGCTCGGATGACccacaaagaggaagaaatatgaCCTGTGAAATCAGCCATGTTGTAtgcagctgggctgaggtgCATGCAGCTTTGGAGCTACCCCACTCCAACCCAGTCTGGTGTCTGAAGCAGTCATTATTCCTGCATTTACCAGCACTAACTGAGATAGAAGGGCACAAGGGGACTCATGGTTCCCCCCTGTGCCTGCTTCTGGCACAGCCACGCTCGGAGCCCGCTCACAATACTGCACCTCTGGCAGAGCTAATCTGGGTTTAACTTCTCCGCAAGGGACTGACAGCACTCCAACCTTCTGCAGATCTCTTCCTGCTGTTGTCCATTGCAGCTCCCTCTGGCACTCGGATTTCTCCTTCCTCACCCCTCTCCATCTCCTG of the Gallus gallus isolate bGalGal1 chromosome 1, bGalGal1.mat.broiler.GRCg7b, whole genome shotgun sequence genome contains:
- the CD101 gene encoding immunoglobulin superfamily member 3 isoform X2; protein product: MGLVEHQVAAFLLFLLTGMGAGQRVVTIQKGPLYRVLGSHVTLWCKVSGYQGPAEQTFQWSIYLPSASEREVQIISTADPSFPYAIYTQRVRAQEIYVERVQGDAVLLHITELQDRDAGEYECHTPNTDGRYFGSYSAKTNLTVIADTLSVSMGPQDLIHTEGDAMELTCKVSRSTAQHTHLSVGWYCLRGEHRAEILTLSKDFVVMPGPAYAQRFLAGNVRLDKVGSTSYKLSIAAVEPSDQGQLYCEAAEWIEDPDGTWKDISRKQSERTSLVVTPQDQDLCVGIAATKSNPSEGDTLRLNCTLEAQRSDSRHFQVAWLLNSTEVARIDPRGLLVWKKEYEKRASLGQLHAFKQSNTVYILTIHEVGLEDSGAYHCSVLEVKAPGNFQSIQTNLSSALRINVKPIGLGLHATLISRTATVSYMQSFELICRMSASRPVEELLLSVGWLFQPKPPTDGYQELVHVLPDGTVSWGRAQPRFQGKAQLMKAGAFSRLHIHSAVAGHAGTYQCKVGVWRTLQGQPTVSFTSNAVGINVVPPESKLRVATRENSMEVAGGADASIECRMELPLNNSQLAVSWYYLPPPPEDANPLLIVRASHSGLLEYGAEFSSPTQKSRFLSQRVSRHVFQLRILSASSGDQGQYCCAAEEWCWLEGGWHGLGERWSGRTRLLLKLPESELHLEKANHSILARYGQEVTLGCLLKSTLPPAVRLSATWFHRKEDGHERPLLTLNHDGAIESLQKGLVGRLQLRRPTAGDLSLTLASVQEDDAGTYHCQVQEWQQQGNKDKWELQTWALSGYTQLTTTPPETTVLSRICSSPSLLNFILCLPLVLILLLALAGFCWCFISRKRKKGTIRGDQLMELQGAGGIKQT
- the CD101 gene encoding immunoglobulin superfamily member 2 isoform X1 produces the protein MGLVEHQVAAFLLFLLTGMGAGQRVVTIQKGPLYRVLGSHVTLWCKVSGYQGPAEQTFQWSIYLPSASEREVQIISTADPSFPYAIYTQRVRAQEIYVERVQGDAVLLHITELQDRDAGEYECHTPNTDGRYFGSYSAKTNLTVIADTLSVSMGPQDLIHTEGDAMELTCKVSRSTAQHTHLSVGWYCLRGEHRAEILTLSKDFVVMPGPAYAQRFLAGNVRLDKVGSTSYKLSIAAVEPSDQGQLYCEAAEWIEDPDGTWKDISRKQSERTSLVVTPQDQDLCVGIAATKSNPSEGDTLRLNCTLEAQRSDSRHFQVAWLLNSTEVARIDPRGLLVWKKEYEKRASLGQLHAFKQSNTVYILTIHEVGLEDSGAYHCSVLEVKAPGNFQSIQTNLSSALRINVKPIAGLGLHATLISRTATVSYMQSFELICRMSASRPVEELLLSVGWLFQPKPPTDGYQELVHVLPDGTVSWGRAQPRFQGKAQLMKAGAFSRLHIHSAVAGHAGTYQCKVGVWRTLQGQPTVSFTSNAVGINVVPPESKLRVATRENSMEVAGGADASIECRMELPLNNSQLAVSWYYLPPPPEDANPLLIVRASHSGLLEYGAEFSSPTQKSRFLSQRVSRHVFQLRILSASSGDQGQYCCAAEEWCWLEGGWHGLGERWSGRTRLLLKLPESELHLEKANHSILARYGQEVTLGCLLKSTLPPAVRLSATWFHRKEDGHERPLLTLNHDGAIESLQKGLVGRLQLRRPTAGDLSLTLASVQEDDAGTYHCQVQEWQQQGNKDKWELQTWALSGYTQLTTTPPETTVLSRICSSPSLLNFILCLPLVLILLLALAGFCWCFISRKRKKGTIRGDQLMELQGAGGIKQT
- the CD101 gene encoding immunoglobulin superfamily member 2 isoform X3, encoding MGAGQRVVTIQKGPLYRVLGSHVTLWCKVSGYQGPAEQTFQWSIYLPSASEREVQIISTADPSFPYAIYTQRVRAQEIYVERVQGDAVLLHITELQDRDAGEYECHTPNTDGRYFGSYSAKTNLTVIADTLSVSMGPQDLIHTEGDAMELTCKVSRSTAQHTHLSVGWYCLRGEHRAEILTLSKDFVVMPGPAYAQRFLAGNVRLDKVGSTSYKLSIAAVEPSDQGQLYCEAAEWIEDPDGTWKDISRKQSERTSLVVTPQDQDLCVGIAATKSNPSEGDTLRLNCTLEAQRSDSRHFQVAWLLNSTEVARIDPRGLLVWKKEYEKRASLGQLHAFKQSNTVYILTIHEVGLEDSGAYHCSVLEVKAPGNFQSIQTNLSSALRINVKPIAGLGLHATLISRTATVSYMQSFELICRMSASRPVEELLLSVGWLFQPKPPTDGYQELVHVLPDGTVSWGRAQPRFQGKAQLMKAGAFSRLHIHSAVAGHAGTYQCKVGVWRTLQGQPTVSFTSNAVGINVVPPESKLRVATRENSMEVAGGADASIECRMELPLNNSQLAVSWYYLPPPPEDANPLLIVRASHSGLLEYGAEFSSPTQKSRFLSQRVSRHVFQLRILSASSGDQGQYCCAAEEWCWLEGGWHGLGERWSGRTRLLLKLPESELHLEKANHSILARYGQEVTLGCLLKSTLPPAVRLSATWFHRKEDGHERPLLTLNHDGAIESLQKGLVGRLQLRRPTAGDLSLTLASVQEDDAGTYHCQVQEWQQQGNKDKWELQTWALSGYTQLTTTPPETTVLSRICSSPSLLNFILCLPLVLILLLALAGFCWCFISRKRKKGTIRGDQLMELQGAGGIKQT